From Jeotgalibacillus haloalkalitolerans:
AGTGAAGTAAATAGAAAAAGAGACTGCGAAAATTTCACAGTCTCTGCAACTTTTTATTTTACTACTTCAGGTTCAACCGGAAGGATTTTTTTAATCTCAGGAATCCACTTTTCTTCTTCAGGTGATAAGAATATCGTAATATTGCCCTTATCAGATGAAGAACGGATCAGCCTGCCTGCTCCCTGTTGTAACCTGAGCAGCATATAAGGCAGGTCAACCTCTTTCATTGGATCTTCTGCATGATTGCGTTTTGCTTCAAATACCGGATCATCTGGCGGGAATGGAAGTGACTCAATCATGACCTGATTCAGACTCAGACCTGGCACATCAAGACCTTCCCACAGGTTGATAGAAGCAAGAACTGACGAGGTATCCTCCTGGAATTTCTCGACCAGCGTGCTAATCTCCTCATCACCCTCATAAAGACATTGCTTCTCTTCTATCATGTTTGTAAACCTGAAAAGATTCTGATCTTCATGATTATTAAACAGAATAAGTGAGCCACCCTCATTCTCGTTTACAATCTCAGAAATCGCATTTGCTCTCTCAGCCTGATCCAGCACTCTGATTTGAATCTTCATGACTTCTTCGTATTCATAAGGCGATTCAACAGTAAAGGATGAATAATCATCAATACCAAGGCTGGCAGCCAGATAAGTGAAATCTTCATCAACAGAAAGTGTTGCTGAGGAAAAAATAAATGGAAGCTTTTTAGAGAAAACTTCTTCTCTTAATATTTCCTCAACCATCCTTGGCATAATGACCAGTCTCTCGTCATCAAAATTTTCTTCAAGCCAGATAATTGCATTATCATCTTCAACAAGCAGCTTTAAAGAAAATAAAACGGTTTCGAGATATTCTTCAGAAATTTTAAGGTCATATTCATCAATTACATACATCTCTGACTCAAATACAAGCTCCTCAAGGAGATCGTCAATAGACTTCTTCAGTTTTGAAGTAGCCTGTATTAACTGGTCTGTTTTTTTAATTTTCATTCTCTCTGAGCTGCGGTCAGCACTTTTGCTGATCAGTGCAAACCAGTCGTCATGCATCTCAAGGATTGAATCAATCAGTAAAAGTGTTTTTTCTCTTACGTCATTACCGGAAAGCTTTGACAGAACTTTCTCCATTGATTGAAGAGAAGTCTTATAAGTCAGTGCTTTTTGTGCAGCATATTCAAGCAGATGCCCCTCATCAAATATAACAGAGCTTGCTTCCGGGAGTAACGGGAGCTGACCCTCTCTGACTCTCGCATCCTTTGTCCAGATATGCTCCATATAAAAATCATGTGAACAGACAATCAGATCTCCTGCCTGTCTGTAATATTCCCTGTGCAGCGTCTGTCCGCACCGGTGTCTGACATCACAGCTCAGACAATCCTGAAGCGAATCATAATTTACAGCCTGCCACTGCTCATCATCTAAATATGGATACTCTTTACGGTCACCATATGGATAGAATGATGACATAGAACCTGCTCCGTAGACGAATTCCGGAAGCTGCAGATAAACATCTTCAATCGCTTCATCCTCGGTGCGTTTATCTGCTTCATCAAGCTTCTTTAAACATAAATACTGCTCTCTTGATTTTGCAAGCCTTACGTCGATTTCCATATCAAGCATCTGCTCAATCTTTTTAATATCACCAGTCGGCT
This genomic window contains:
- a CDS encoding ATP-dependent DNA helicase, which produces MNTKSLPFPVTSDQSFYEALGDWIGDVFYDILPEKGLELRDEQIFMAFQLEQAYKNKSVIFAEAGVGTGKTIAYLLYAVAYARYTGRPAIIACADETLIEQLVKPTGDIKKIEQMLDMEIDVRLAKSREQYLCLKKLDEADKRTEDEAIEDVYLQLPEFVYGAGSMSSFYPYGDRKEYPYLDDEQWQAVNYDSLQDCLSCDVRHRCGQTLHREYYRQAGDLIVCSHDFYMEHIWTKDARVREGQLPLLPEASSVIFDEGHLLEYAAQKALTYKTSLQSMEKVLSKLSGNDVREKTLLLIDSILEMHDDWFALISKSADRSSERMKIKKTDQLIQATSKLKKSIDDLLEELVFESEMYVIDEYDLKISEEYLETVLFSLKLLVEDDNAIIWLEENFDDERLVIMPRMVEEILREEVFSKKLPFIFSSATLSVDEDFTYLAASLGIDDYSSFTVESPYEYEEVMKIQIRVLDQAERANAISEIVNENEGGSLILFNNHEDQNLFRFTNMIEEKQCLYEGDEEISTLVEKFQEDTSSVLASINLWEGLDVPGLSLNQVMIESLPFPPDDPVFEAKRNHAEDPMKEVDLPYMLLRLQQGAGRLIRSSSDKGNITIFLSPEEEKWIPEIKKILPVEPEVVK